One Fontisphaera persica DNA window includes the following coding sequences:
- the hypB gene encoding hydrogenase nickel incorporation protein HypB, whose product MCKECGCGLGGPIQVNGEPLNPSSLDDSSHDYGHSHESHPHDHDHAHPPAHQHLEVHQSLLQKNDRLAERNRGYFRAKHWLVLNVLSSPGSGKTTLVQKTAEHLRGRLRVGVVVGDLATDNDAARLRAAGIPVVQITTGTLCHLEAEMVAHAVERLQGDPLDLLIIENVGNLVCPAAYDLGEHLRVVLLSVTEGEDKPLKYPPVFHSAHAALLTKMDLAQAAGFDRERALSNLRRISHHARIFELSARTGQGMAEWCDFLTQQHRTHTSPPPSSAHA is encoded by the coding sequence ATGTGCAAAGAATGTGGATGCGGCCTTGGCGGGCCCATACAAGTCAATGGCGAACCCCTTAATCCCTCGTCGCTCGACGACTCAAGCCATGATTACGGTCACAGCCATGAATCGCACCCGCATGACCATGACCACGCCCACCCTCCCGCTCACCAGCACCTGGAGGTTCACCAGTCCCTCCTCCAAAAAAATGACCGCCTGGCCGAACGCAACCGTGGCTATTTTCGCGCCAAACACTGGCTCGTCCTGAATGTGCTCTCCTCCCCCGGCTCCGGCAAAACCACCCTCGTCCAAAAAACTGCCGAACACCTCCGCGGACGTCTGCGAGTGGGTGTGGTGGTGGGTGACCTCGCCACCGATAACGACGCCGCCCGCCTCCGTGCCGCCGGCATCCCCGTCGTGCAAATCACCACCGGCACCCTCTGCCATTTGGAAGCCGAAATGGTGGCCCATGCGGTGGAACGCCTGCAAGGCGACCCCTTGGACCTGCTCATCATCGAAAACGTAGGCAACCTCGTCTGCCCGGCAGCCTATGATTTGGGCGAACACCTGCGCGTGGTGCTCCTCTCCGTCACCGAAGGCGAGGACAAGCCCCTCAAGTACCCCCCCGTTTTCCACAGCGCACACGCCGCCCTGCTCACCAAAATGGACCTTGCCCAAGCAGCCGGCTTCGACCGCGAGCGCGCCCTCTCCAACCTGCGCCGCATCAGTCATCACGCCCGCATCTTTGAGCTTTCTGCGCGCACCGGCCAGGGCATGGCCGAGTGGTGCGACTTTCTAACGCAGCAACACCGCACCCACACTTCCCCACCCCCTTCCTCCGCCCATGCCTAG
- a CDS encoding tyrosine-type recombinase/integrase encodes MDELLQAKRTANRRERYLKSLAEYLKLFARGREQMPVQRITTQDLEDWFNQRQEAITTRNSNIGRLSALFTLCVRRGYLAANPCDNLERPYLERRPPTILKPNEIEKVLAYTHQNYPQYLAWLALALLCGLRPEEADQTQWKDINFVEGKITVNASASKVRYRRTVSPCPWPWPGCRRPAN; translated from the coding sequence ATTGACGAACTTCTTCAAGCCAAGCGCACTGCCAATCGGCGGGAACGTTACCTTAAAAGCCTGGCTGAGTACCTCAAACTGTTTGCGCGAGGCCGCGAACAAATGCCCGTCCAGCGAATCACCACCCAGGACCTTGAAGACTGGTTTAATCAACGCCAGGAAGCAATTACCACCCGCAACAGCAATATCGGACGTCTTTCTGCCCTGTTCACTTTGTGTGTCCGTCGCGGCTACCTCGCCGCCAATCCCTGCGACAATCTTGAACGGCCTTACCTCGAACGCAGGCCGCCGACCATCCTAAAACCCAACGAGATTGAAAAAGTGCTGGCCTATACCCACCAAAACTATCCCCAATATCTTGCCTGGCTGGCCCTCGCTCTGCTTTGTGGTTTGCGTCCCGAGGAAGCGGACCAAACCCAATGGAAGGACATCAATTTTGTCGAGGGAAAAATTACCGTCAATGCCTCCGCCTCCAAGGTGCGCTACCGCCGCACCGTCAGCCCCTGCCCATGGCCTTGGCCTGGTTGCAGGAGGCCCGCAAACTGA
- the hypA gene encoding hydrogenase maturation nickel metallochaperone HypA: MHEVGIMQGAVLTAEQQARAHGATRIHKLRLRVGQLSGVVPEALQFAFEAASLGTMAEGGVLEIETVPATFWCARCQVEFPCPDFLPECPHCGQMDGELRRGRELELCSMEVS, from the coding sequence ATGCATGAAGTCGGCATCATGCAAGGGGCCGTCCTGACGGCCGAACAACAAGCGCGCGCCCACGGTGCCACGCGCATTCACAAACTCCGCCTGCGCGTAGGCCAGCTCAGCGGCGTGGTGCCAGAGGCCCTGCAATTTGCCTTTGAAGCCGCCAGCCTCGGCACCATGGCTGAAGGCGGCGTGCTGGAAATCGAGACCGTCCCAGCCACCTTCTGGTGTGCCCGTTGCCAGGTGGAATTCCCCTGCCCAGATTTCTTGCCCGAGTGCCCCCACTGCGGCCAGATGGACGGTGAACTGCGCCGGGGACGCGAATTGGAACTCTGCAGCATGGAGGTTTCCTGA
- a CDS encoding S8 family serine peptidase, translating into MLAVSLPAADMGPALVLWTGTQAGILRVEKQLPHQLQKKWLPNDARLSQQWHLFNTGQNGGLAGVDLRLTNVWEDFRGAGVVVAMVDDGVELSHRDLRDNASPSLSYDYLEDDPDASPALFSDTHGTQVAGVAAARGNNGLGVCGVAPQATLASVRLISGPTTDAQEALALSHAVDRIHIVNCSWGAPDGQRRLTGPGPLTRAALRHGTKTGRGGRGVIYVFSAGNGAQTGEDANMDGYVNAIQTLAVGAVDDRGQITAYSEGGACVHVVGPSGAPLRQKITTTDLSGPEGEDPDDYTAAFTGTSASAPAVAGVVALMLEANPNLGWRDVQEILMRTARPIETNGPLWMTNAAGFRFHPRGGAGLVQAEAAVALAQQWTPLPAQTHWTFIHSNLPLAIPDNQPGGVTLTFNVPSLPLRVEHVVLTLSIAHPDLSQVEVSLQSPHGTTSLLLPANSLESDALLNQWPFTSVRHWGELAGGTWQVRISDVRFLDTGSVTEAHLELYGALLPEPVLNAPTPNAVFLVLPAVDGLTPFLEATSRFTSWNTVPWTSQSNRTFIYQASPLPNPHQFFRIRWLQP; encoded by the coding sequence ATGCTTGCCGTTTCCCTGCCTGCCGCAGACATGGGGCCAGCGCTTGTGTTATGGACAGGCACACAAGCCGGCATCCTGCGTGTGGAAAAACAGCTCCCGCATCAGTTACAGAAAAAATGGCTGCCCAACGATGCCCGTTTGAGCCAGCAATGGCATCTGTTCAACACCGGCCAGAATGGTGGCCTGGCCGGGGTGGACCTGCGCTTGACCAACGTTTGGGAAGATTTCCGAGGCGCAGGTGTGGTAGTGGCCATGGTGGACGACGGGGTGGAGTTGTCTCACCGGGATTTGCGGGACAACGCCAGCCCATCGCTTTCTTATGACTATTTGGAGGACGACCCGGATGCCTCACCCGCCTTGTTTTCCGACACCCACGGCACCCAGGTAGCGGGAGTGGCCGCAGCTCGCGGTAATAATGGCCTGGGCGTCTGCGGCGTCGCCCCCCAAGCCACCCTGGCCAGCGTGCGGCTCATCAGCGGCCCCACCACCGATGCCCAGGAAGCCCTTGCCCTTTCCCACGCCGTGGACCGCATCCACATCGTGAACTGCAGTTGGGGAGCCCCCGATGGCCAGCGCCGACTCACCGGACCCGGGCCACTTACCCGGGCGGCCTTGCGCCACGGAACAAAAACCGGACGCGGAGGCCGCGGTGTCATCTACGTGTTTTCCGCCGGCAATGGCGCGCAAACCGGCGAGGACGCCAACATGGATGGCTACGTCAACGCCATTCAAACCTTGGCGGTGGGCGCAGTGGATGACCGCGGACAAATCACGGCCTACAGCGAAGGCGGCGCCTGCGTCCACGTGGTTGGGCCCTCCGGAGCGCCCTTGCGCCAGAAGATTACCACCACCGACCTATCCGGCCCCGAGGGCGAGGACCCGGACGACTACACGGCGGCCTTTACCGGCACCTCTGCCTCCGCGCCCGCCGTGGCCGGAGTGGTGGCCCTCATGCTGGAAGCCAATCCCAATCTGGGTTGGCGCGATGTGCAGGAAATCCTCATGCGCACCGCCCGGCCCATCGAAACCAACGGCCCGCTCTGGATGACCAATGCGGCGGGTTTTCGTTTTCATCCCCGCGGCGGCGCTGGTTTGGTCCAGGCCGAGGCGGCAGTAGCCCTGGCCCAGCAATGGACGCCCCTGCCTGCCCAAACCCACTGGACATTCATCCATTCCAACCTGCCCCTGGCTATCCCCGACAACCAGCCCGGGGGGGTGACCCTCACATTCAACGTGCCGTCCTTGCCCTTGCGCGTTGAGCATGTCGTCCTGACCCTCTCCATTGCGCATCCGGATTTAAGCCAGGTGGAAGTGTCCTTGCAGTCCCCTCATGGCACCACCAGCCTGTTACTGCCCGCCAACTCCTTGGAATCCGACGCCCTCCTAAACCAATGGCCCTTCACTTCGGTTCGCCATTGGGGCGAGCTGGCCGGCGGCACCTGGCAGGTAAGGATATCTGATGTGCGTTTCCTTGACACCGGCTCGGTAACCGAAGCCCACCTCGAACTTTATGGCGCCCTGCTGCCCGAACCAGTCCTGAACGCACCCACGCCAAATGCCGTCTTCCTTGTCCTACCCGCTGTGGACGGTCTGACTCCATTTTTGGAGGCAACGTCTCGATTTACCTCGTGGAATACCGTGCCTTGGACCAGCCAGAGCAATCGCACGTTTATTTATCAGGCATCGCCCCTGCCAAATCCTCATCAATTCTTCCGCATCCGTTGGTTACAGCCCTAG